The genomic segment CGCCATCCCGCCAGCGAGCAGCAAATGCGGCGTATCCGCTCCGAACTCGGCATGGTGTTCCAGTCGTTTAACCTGTGGAGCCACATGTCCATCATAGAGAACGTGATGGAGGCTCCTGTCCGCGTGCAGAAGCGCGATCGCGACGAGGTGCACGCCCAGGCGCTTGCCCTGCTCGACAAGGTCGGCATCAGGAGCAAGGCGGACAGCTATCCTTCCCAGCTTTCCGGAGGGCAGCAGCAGCGCGCCGCCATCGCGCGCGCCCTGTGCATCAATCCCAAGGTAATGCTGTTCGACGAACCGACATCGGCACTCGACCCGGAACTCGAGGGCGAAGTGCTGCGGGTGATCAAGCTGCTGGCCGACGAAGGATCGACCATGATCCTGGTTACCCATGACATGAAATTCGCCCGCGAGGTCTCGGACCGCGTCGTCTTCCTGCACCAGGGGCTGATCGAGGAGATCGGCACCGTCGAGGAAGTCTTCAACGCCACCAAGTCCGCGCGTCTCAAGCAGTTTCTCAGCGCGGCCGGTCACGGCTGAGCGAGAAAGAACCAGAACAAGAATCCCTAAGTCAGAAAGTGACAGACATGAAGAAGCTACTTCTCGCGGCCGCGGCGCTCCTGGCGCTCTCCGGCGCTGCCAACGCTCAGACCGTCCGCATGGGTACCGAAGCTGCCTACGCGCCCTGGAACTTCCTTGACGATTCCGGCAAGCCCGCAGGCTATGACGTCGATGTCGGCACCGAGCTGTGCAAGCGCGCGGGCCTGGAATGCACCTGGGTCGCCAACGAGTGGGATACGATCATCTCGAATCTGGTGGCGGGCAACTACGATGCCATTGTGGCCGCCATGTCGATCACCGACGAGCGCAAGCAGACCATCGACTTCTCGGAGGCCTACTACCCGCCCGATCCGTCCCGCTACGTGACCAATGCCGGCGCCAACTTCGATTTCAACGCCCTCAGCGGCGTCAAGATCGGCGTTCAGGGCGGCACCATCCAGGCTGCCTATGCCGAAGCCAACCTCAAGAACGGCAACACCATCCAGTCCTACGCCACCTATGACCAGGCCATGGCCGACCTGGCCGGCGGCAACCTCGACATCGTTCTCGCCGACGGCCCCTACCTCGACCCGATCGTCTCTGCTTCGAACGGCGCGATCGTCTATGCCGGTCCGGAAGTCTCGATCGGCGAGGGCTACGGTATCGGCCTGCGCAAGGGCGACACCGAGCTCAAGGACAAGCTCAACACCGCCCTCGAGGCCGCCAAGGCCGATGGCACCATCGACGCGCTGATCGCCAAGTGGTTCCCGGGCAAGGGCCCGTTCTACAAGAAGTAAGCCGCTTTTCCGGGCGGGCCCTCGGGCCTGCCCGGCACTGGCTCCGCGATGACCGATCTCCTGCCGCAATGGCTCCAGGATTTCCTGGGCAACGACATCCTGTTCTGGCTCGGCTATCTGACGAACGGCAAGCACCTGGCCTGGTACGCCAGCGTGCAGTTCACGTTGTTCGCCGCCGTCGCCGGCGCCGCCGTGGCGCTGGCCATGGGGCTGGCGGGCGCGACGCTGCGCAATTCACGCTTCGTGCCGGTGCGGCTCTTGGGCATGGCCTACACAAACATGACGCGCGGCATACCGGACGTGCTCTTCTTCATCTTCTTCCCGCTCGCCTTCGAGCAGACGGTGGAGTGGATCATCAGCCGGTCGGCCTGTTCGGCCGAGGAGATCGCCACCGCCACCCTCTGGCCGCCCTGCCCCGCGGCCAACCTGCATTTCAATACCTTCGAATACCTCGTGCTCGCCTCGGTATCGCTGGGCATCGTCTACGGAGCATTCACCGCCAACGTCATCTTCGGGGCCATGCACTCGGTGCCGCCGGGGCAGATCGAAGCGGCGCGCGCCTTCGGCATGTCGGAGTCCCAGGTCAACTGGCGCATCCGTATCCGGCAGATGTGGATCTACGCGCTCCCCGGGCTCTCCAACGTCTGGATGCTGCTGATCAAGTCGACCTCGCTGCTTTCGCTGGTCCAGATCACCGATATCGTACGCTGGGCCAATAGCCTGGGCGCCCCGAATTTCGTGCCCACGGCCGGGCTCATGCACCCCGATTGGCGCTGGCGCTACTATCTGGTGCTGCTGGTCTTCTACATTATCCTGACCTTCGTTTCCGAGAAGGGCTTCGCCGCCCTGCGGCGGCGCGCCGGTCGCGGCATGATCAGTGTGGAGGGCTGACGGTGGACTGGTTCTTCGCCCCCCTCCTTACCGACCTGGGCCTGCTGGCCAAGCCGGCCCTCTTCAACATCTACTTCGCTGCCGCTTCGATCCCCATCGGCTTCGTCGGCGCAGTCTTCATGGCCCTCGGGAAAGCCTCTTCCAACCCGCTCGTCTCGCGGTTCTGTCGGGGCTACATCTATATCTTCCGCGGCTCGCCCTTCTTCATCCAGCTCTTCATGTTCTATTCCATCGCGCTGGCGCTGAACCTGACGCTCTGGAAGCCGCTGGGCATCGACTGGCTCGTGCTCCATCCCCTGTTCATGGGACCTGCGATCCTGGCGCTGAACACCACCGCCTATGCCGCCGAGATCTTCCACGGCGCCCTGCTGACGGTGCCCAGGGGCGAGGTCGAGGCGGCGCGCGCCTTCGGCATGAGTCGCGGCCAGCAGTTCCGCTCGGTCATCTGGCCGCATCTGATTCGCATAGCCTGGCCGGCCTACACCAACGAGGTGGTGTTCCTTTTCCACGCTACGGCCCTCGTCTATTTCACGCTGCCGGTGATCGATGACCAGAAGGACCTGATGAACAAGGCCGGCGAGCTTTTCCAGAAGGATTACAATGCCTTCCTGCATTTCTCCGTCGCCGCGCTCTACTTCCTGGCCATTTCGCTGGTGATCTTTTACGTCTTCGGCCTGATTTACAGGCGCATGACGCGGCACATGCCGCAGCGGCAAAAGATCGTCTTCAAGCCAAGATGGTTGGGATAACTGTTCTTATCGTCCATTTGATTGATGACGACGCGCGTTAACTCCTGTTAATTTCGCTTAACGATGGGCATCGGCCAGGGGGCGCCGACAGCGCATGCACAGCGACAAAGCGAAGTACTGCACCTATGTGCTCTGGTTGAGCGGCTGCTCCAAGCAGACGATTGCCTGTTGGACCGGGCTGGCCGAAAGCCAGGTTCGCGGTATCATCTACCGCTCGCCTTGGCACGATCGCTCCGCCATCCCCGGGGACATGCGCCAACGCTTGCTCGATGACTATCGGGCCGTGCGCTTCAACGAGGACGGCACATCCCTCGACGGCGGTCTACTCGATGGCCACGACTGGGTCATGCACTGCGAGCCCGCACGCCGGATCCACCACCCGGCCGCCTCGCACACTTCGATTTCAGCGTGTTGAGAAGCGCGTAGGCCTCACGCCTCCGCCTGCCTGACCACGCGTCCGGCAATGGCATCCTCTGCCTCGCGCCGCACGTCGCCGGCCCGGCTTCTGACCTGCGTCAGCAGGTAGTGCGCCAGCCCGATGGAATCCAGGGGCTTGGCGAAGTGGAAACCCTGGAGCTGGAAGAACAGCATCTCACTGATGAACTCGGCCTGTTCGAGCGTCTCGACGCCCTCCGCCGTCATCCGCAGCTTCAGGGTCCGTCCGATCGAGGCGATTGCCCGCAACAGATCCCTCGCCACCGGATCGCGCGGCGCGGCCTCGATGAGGGAATGGTCTATCTTGATCTTGTCGAAGGCGAACTTGAGCAGATAGGCCAGGCTCGAATAGCCGGTGCCGAAATCGTCGAGCGCGATGGTGACGCCCAGCTCGCGCAACTCCCCGAGCTTGACCAGCACGGCATCCAGGTCATCGACCAGCAGCGCCTCTGTCACCTCGATCTCGAGCCGGTCGGGCTTGAGCCCGGAGACGGTGAGCGCCCGGCGGACGGAACCCGCAATATCTGAATCGCGGAAATGGCGCGCCGACAGATTGACCGAGACCGTAAGATCAGCCGGCCAGCTCGCCGCCGCCCGGCACGCACGATCGATCGTCCAGTCGCCGATTTCGACGATCTGGCCGTTCTGCTCGGCAATGGGGATGAACGCGCTGGGCAGGATCACCCCCTTGATCGGATGCTGCCAGCGAATGAGAGCCTCGAACCCCATCGGTTGCTTGTCCACGGCCGAAACGAGCGGCTGGTAGTGCAGCACCAGTTGCCCTTCCGCCAGCGCTTCGCGTAGTTCGGCCTCGAGCGCTTTGCGCTCGCGCTCTTCCCTATCCATGTGGGACTCGAAGAACCGGAAGGCGCCCCGACCATCGGCCTTTGCCCGGTAGAGAGCCATATCGGCATTGCGCAGAAGCTCCTCGGGCCCCGAACCGTTGGCAGGCGCCACGGCGATCCCGATGCTGGCGCCGATGGTGATCGTCTCCCCATCGATCTCGAAGGGCCGCTTGATGCTTTCGATAAGCCGCGCGGCTACCGAGGCACACATGTCCGGTGCACAGTCGTTGGAGAGGATGATCGCGAACTCGTCGCCTCCCAGCCGCGCGGCGATATCGCTCTCGCGCAGCGCCGCCTCGATGCGGCCGGCCACCTGGATGAGAAGCCTGTCGCCGAACATATGCCCGCGGCTGTCATTGACCGTCTTGAACTGGTCGAGATCGAGATAGAGTAGTGCGAACGGTGCGCCGTATCGGCTTAGCCTCGAAACGCACAACCCCAGATGCTCGGAAAGCTTGGCCCGGTTGAGAAGGCCGGTCAGCGTGTCGTTATGCGCCAGCGCCGTCATCTGCTTTTCGGCTGCCTTGCGCGCGGAGACGTCCGTGACAGTCCCTACATAGCCCACATACTCGTTCTTGTGGTCCCGAATGGGCTTGCCGCTCAATCGCCACCAGCGCTGCTCGCCTCCCGCCGTGACGCACAGTTCGACATCGGCAAAGCTCTCGCCTGCCTCGAAATCGCGCGCCAGTTGCGCCATCAGGGTGTCATTGGGCGGCGATATGCATTGCAGGAAGTGCACGAAGTCGGCGCCGATCAGGTCCGCTGCCGGCAGTCCGGTAGCCGCCGTAAACCCCTTGGACACATTATCGATGCGCCCTTCCCTGTCGAACCCCCAGACCCAGTCGGAGGCCGTGGCCTCGAACTCCTTGAGGAGCAGGCCAATGATCTCCTTCTTCTCGTCGACCTGACTGCGCGAGGCCCGATGCTGAACGAAAGCGCGCGCGTGGCGCACGGACATGGCGAGCATCACGATGATGAACGCCGCGAGGAGCACGGTCTGCACCCAGAACTCCGCCATGCCCAGGCGCATCACCGCCACGGTTGCCCCCACGGCCAGAGGCACGACAAGCGCAATCGCACCCAGCGGCAAATTGACCAGCGAAAGCATGGAGATGAACAGCATCCCGCCAATCCCGATAATGGCCGCAGCGCGAATAGCGGGCACTTCGATCGGCAGGATATTGGCGACGATCCCCCAGAGCGTCCCGGATACGAAGCATCCGGCGACGGCGAACTTGACGGTCGTCGGTATCGAAAGGATGTGGCGCGGCCCCTTGCGGTCGCGCCACCAGACAAGCGAGGCGAAACTGTAATAGGAGACGGCAGTCACCGCCCACCAGAAGACCGGATCGAAAGCGGGCGTACCGGCCGTCACGACCAGGAAGACGATCGATGTAATCAAGACCGCCGCCAAGAGCAGCGGCGCCATCTGAACGACGGTGCGAAGCTGCTCACCCAGCAATTGCTGGCGGATGTGAGGTTTGAGATGATCGGCACCAACTATCCGGTCGATCGTTGCTTCGACCCGACCGAAAAACGCCGATACTCCTGCCCGAACCCCATTTCCCATGGGGGCTTTATGCAGGGCCTGCGCTTAATTTTACGTATGCGGAAATCCCTACAAATTGCAGCATTTTGTCGACGAAGTAACTAAAAATAAACCATCGAGGAGCTGCGAGACCGATAGACTTCAAACGGTTACGCGCTACAATTAACAAATAGTAAATGTGCGGAGAGCGTCATGTCCCTTGAGAGTGTACCCGAAGCCGCGTTGACCGGCAGCCTGCGAGACTATCGCAGTCCGATAGGATCCGATCTTGTAGGGAGGACGGCGCCATTCTACCAGTGGCAGAACCTGCGCCGCCAGCACAGCGTCTGGCCCTATGCACGCTCCACCGCCACCGCGCCCACCGCCCGTTGCCAGGCCCGCACCGATTCCGGGTCGCCCTTCACGGGTATCAACTTCGCCAGCCAGGACTATCTGAGCCTCTCAAGCCACCCGGAAATCAAGCAGGCGGCGATAGAGGCGATCCAGACCTACGGCGTTCACAGCGCCGGATCGGCCGCCCTGCTTGGCAACACCGCCAATTCGATCGCCCTCGAGAACGACCTCTCGGATTTCGTTGACGGCCGCGAGATCGTGCTCTACCCGACCGGTTGGGCCGCCGGCTTCGGCGCCGTCCAGGGTTTCGTGCGGCCCAACGATTACGTGGTCCTGGATGTGCTGGCGCATTCCTGCCTGCAGGAAGGTGCCCGCGCCGCCACCCAGAACATTCACCACCACGGCCATCTCAACCTCGAAGGCCTTACTCGCAAGCTCGAGCGCATCCGTGCCAACGACACGGAAAACGGCATTCTCGTGGTGACCGAAAGCCTCTTCTCGATGCACTCGGACACGCCTGACATTGGGGCGATGCGGGCAATCTGCGACCAGTACAAGGCCACCCTGCTCGTCGACTGCGCCCATGACCTGGGCAGCATCGGGGACGATGGCCGGGGCCATCTCGGCCTGCAGAACATGTTTGGCGCCGCCGACATCATCATCGGCAGCTTTTCCAAGACCTTTGCCTCCAACGGCGGCTTCATCGCCGTCAAGGACCGGGCAACGGCCGAGTACCTGCGCTATTACAGCGCCACCCACACCTTCTCCAACGCCCTTTCGCCGGTCCAGGCTGCCACCATTAGCAAGGCACTCCAGATCGTCCGGTCCGACGAGGGCCGGACGCTGCGCCGCAAGCTGATGGACAATATCCTCTACCTGCGCGCCCGCATGCAGGAAGCCGGACTCGAAGTCCTCGGCGATCCCTCCCCGATCGTGCCGGTTCGCGTCGGCACCGAGGCTCTGGGCCGCTTCGCCTCGCGCGAGCTTGCCGCCAAAGGTGGCATCGCCAATCTCGTGGAGTATCCGGCCGTGCCGCAGGGCGGCGCGCGGTTCCGCTTCCAGGTGATGGCGGCCCACAGCCGCGAGGACATCGAGGAAGTCGTGCGCGTTCTCGAACAAGCGATGAAATCGGCCGACCTCGAATACCGCGCCAGCTACGAGAGCGTCTGACCCAGCGCCGCCTCGATCTTGCCCAGGAGCCTGGGCAGGTCGACCGGCTTGGTATCGAAATCGTCGCAACCGGCGGCGAGCGCCTTTGCTCGATCGGACTCGAAGGCGCTTGCCGTGAGCGCGATGACCGGGATGCCGGCCGTATCGTGATCGGCCTTGATGGTGCGGGTGGCCTCGTAGCCGTCCATCTCGCCCAGACCGATATCCATAAGGATCACGTCGGGTTTGAGGGCCTTGGCCGCCGCGATGCCCTCCGGCCCGTCCTCGGCGAAGCGGATTGCAAAGCCGCGGCGTTCCAGGCGCCGGCCGAGCACGTCGCGGTTGATCGGGTTGTCTTCGACAATCAGTACGAGTGTCATGCCCTACCCCATGGCTCTTCGGTTGGCGCGCCCGTGCCCGACGCGGCTCGACTTGATCGCCGCGATCGCCGCCTTGACCTTTGACGCATCGAGCGGCTTGGCAACCACTCCATCCGCCCCCGCCTGCATGGCGCGCGCCCGGTCGGCAAGAATGGAGATCATGAAAACCGGAATATGGCTGAGCGCCGGATCGGCCCGCAGCGCCGCCAGCACGTCCCAGCCGTCAAAACCGGGCATCATGATGTCGAGGAAGATGGCAGCCGGCCTCACGGTCCTGGCGATCTGAAGCGCCGACTGCGGCGCGTCGGTCACGATCGGCTCATAGCCTTCGCGGTGGAAGAGACGCTCGGCCAGTTCGAGAAACCCGCGGTCGTCATCGACGAAGAGCAGGCGCTGGCGCGGCTCGGAGAGGTTGGCCGCTGCCAGCTCGGGGTCGAGCGGCACCACCGGACTGGCATTGGCCGCGCTGCGCGCCGCTTCGACCGGTTCGCCAGCCTTGGGTTGAGGCGCCTCTGCAGGCCGAGCCATCGCGGTCGGCAGACGGATCGTGAATCGCGACCCATAGCCGAGTTCACTTTCAACCGTGATCGAGCCACCCATCAGGCGGCACAAATTCTGGCTCAGCGCTAGGCCGAGGCCGGTGCCGCCATAGGTCGCGGCAATCCGCGCATCCGCCTGGGTGAAGCTTGAAAAGAGCTTGCTTTGTTGCTCGCGCGAAATGCCGATGCCGGTATCGGCCACCGCGATCTCGATCCAGCCGCCATCGGCCTCCGCCAGCCGGCGGGCCGAGAGGGTGATCTGCCCGTTCTGCGTGAACTTGGCAGCGTTCGATATGAGGTTGAAGAGCGCCTGGCGCAGCTTGGTCGCGTCGGCCTGCATGAGCCCGACCTTGGGTCCCTCGACCACCACGAAGCTGTTGGCGTTCTTGGAGGCAAGCGGGCGCGCCGTGGATTCGACATCGGAGATCAGCTCGTCCACGTCGATCGTTTCGACATGCAGCACCATCTTGCCGGCCTCGATCTTGGAGATATCGAGGATGTCGTTGACCATGGCCAGCAGGTGCTTGCCGGCTGCGCTGATCTTTTGCAGGTCCGATATCTGCTGGCCGCGCCCATCGATCTCGGCGTCTTCGAGCAGCAGTTCGGAATAACCGAGTACGGCGTTGAGCGGGGTACGCAGTTCGTGGCTCATCT from the Youhaiella tibetensis genome contains:
- a CDS encoding ABC transporter ATP-binding protein; its protein translation is MTSVDYSATPSVTPGNEKKPVIELDDLHKSFGSLEVLKGISLAARQGEVISLIGSSGSGKSTLLRCINMLEVPDRGTVAIDGEVIDLAGTPPHRHPASEQQMRRIRSELGMVFQSFNLWSHMSIIENVMEAPVRVQKRDRDEVHAQALALLDKVGIRSKADSYPSQLSGGQQQRAAIARALCINPKVMLFDEPTSALDPELEGEVLRVIKLLADEGSTMILVTHDMKFAREVSDRVVFLHQGLIEEIGTVEEVFNATKSARLKQFLSAAGHG
- a CDS encoding transporter substrate-binding domain-containing protein; amino-acid sequence: MKKLLLAAAALLALSGAANAQTVRMGTEAAYAPWNFLDDSGKPAGYDVDVGTELCKRAGLECTWVANEWDTIISNLVAGNYDAIVAAMSITDERKQTIDFSEAYYPPDPSRYVTNAGANFDFNALSGVKIGVQGGTIQAAYAEANLKNGNTIQSYATYDQAMADLAGGNLDIVLADGPYLDPIVSASNGAIVYAGPEVSIGEGYGIGLRKGDTELKDKLNTALEAAKADGTIDALIAKWFPGKGPFYKK
- a CDS encoding ABC transporter permease subunit → MTDLLPQWLQDFLGNDILFWLGYLTNGKHLAWYASVQFTLFAAVAGAAVALAMGLAGATLRNSRFVPVRLLGMAYTNMTRGIPDVLFFIFFPLAFEQTVEWIISRSACSAEEIATATLWPPCPAANLHFNTFEYLVLASVSLGIVYGAFTANVIFGAMHSVPPGQIEAARAFGMSESQVNWRIRIRQMWIYALPGLSNVWMLLIKSTSLLSLVQITDIVRWANSLGAPNFVPTAGLMHPDWRWRYYLVLLVFYIILTFVSEKGFAALRRRAGRGMISVEG
- a CDS encoding ABC transporter permease subunit yields the protein MDWFFAPLLTDLGLLAKPALFNIYFAAASIPIGFVGAVFMALGKASSNPLVSRFCRGYIYIFRGSPFFIQLFMFYSIALALNLTLWKPLGIDWLVLHPLFMGPAILALNTTAYAAEIFHGALLTVPRGEVEAARAFGMSRGQQFRSVIWPHLIRIAWPAYTNEVVFLFHATALVYFTLPVIDDQKDLMNKAGELFQKDYNAFLHFSVAALYFLAISLVIFYVFGLIYRRMTRHMPQRQKIVFKPRWLG
- a CDS encoding putative bifunctional diguanylate cyclase/phosphodiesterase, whose amino-acid sequence is MGNGVRAGVSAFFGRVEATIDRIVGADHLKPHIRQQLLGEQLRTVVQMAPLLLAAVLITSIVFLVVTAGTPAFDPVFWWAVTAVSYYSFASLVWWRDRKGPRHILSIPTTVKFAVAGCFVSGTLWGIVANILPIEVPAIRAAAIIGIGGMLFISMLSLVNLPLGAIALVVPLAVGATVAVMRLGMAEFWVQTVLLAAFIIVMLAMSVRHARAFVQHRASRSQVDEKKEIIGLLLKEFEATASDWVWGFDREGRIDNVSKGFTAATGLPAADLIGADFVHFLQCISPPNDTLMAQLARDFEAGESFADVELCVTAGGEQRWWRLSGKPIRDHKNEYVGYVGTVTDVSARKAAEKQMTALAHNDTLTGLLNRAKLSEHLGLCVSRLSRYGAPFALLYLDLDQFKTVNDSRGHMFGDRLLIQVAGRIEAALRESDIAARLGGDEFAIILSNDCAPDMCASVAARLIESIKRPFEIDGETITIGASIGIAVAPANGSGPEELLRNADMALYRAKADGRGAFRFFESHMDREERERKALEAELREALAEGQLVLHYQPLVSAVDKQPMGFEALIRWQHPIKGVILPSAFIPIAEQNGQIVEIGDWTIDRACRAAASWPADLTVSVNLSARHFRDSDIAGSVRRALTVSGLKPDRLEIEVTEALLVDDLDAVLVKLGELRELGVTIALDDFGTGYSSLAYLLKFAFDKIKIDHSLIEAAPRDPVARDLLRAIASIGRTLKLRMTAEGVETLEQAEFISEMLFFQLQGFHFAKPLDSIGLAHYLLTQVRSRAGDVRREAEDAIAGRVVRQAEA
- a CDS encoding aminotransferase class I/II-fold pyridoxal phosphate-dependent enzyme, giving the protein MSLESVPEAALTGSLRDYRSPIGSDLVGRTAPFYQWQNLRRQHSVWPYARSTATAPTARCQARTDSGSPFTGINFASQDYLSLSSHPEIKQAAIEAIQTYGVHSAGSAALLGNTANSIALENDLSDFVDGREIVLYPTGWAAGFGAVQGFVRPNDYVVLDVLAHSCLQEGARAATQNIHHHGHLNLEGLTRKLERIRANDTENGILVVTESLFSMHSDTPDIGAMRAICDQYKATLLVDCAHDLGSIGDDGRGHLGLQNMFGAADIIIGSFSKTFASNGGFIAVKDRATAEYLRYYSATHTFSNALSPVQAATISKALQIVRSDEGRTLRRKLMDNILYLRARMQEAGLEVLGDPSPIVPVRVGTEALGRFASRELAAKGGIANLVEYPAVPQGGARFRFQVMAAHSREDIEEVVRVLEQAMKSADLEYRASYESV
- a CDS encoding response regulator, yielding MTLVLIVEDNPINRDVLGRRLERRGFAIRFAEDGPEGIAAAKALKPDVILMDIGLGEMDGYEATRTIKADHDTAGIPVIALTASAFESDRAKALAAGCDDFDTKPVDLPRLLGKIEAALGQTLS
- a CDS encoding ATP-binding protein, with translation MSALSRLETLTDWLTPDALKADMNVRKRVQMFLISHIFGPFIATPIPLCLAFVDPNPWPQVHILAASIYGFWLFLPLLKFFPRHYTALSMLSVCNLSFAILWGSFNYGGTSSPFLVWFILTPLLAFLYLGSTWTNRLFVLGQIFGGMGIFYLCYRFSSFPLHVPVQEMVVPGVLSVLGATTYTFLMAAYYANVVDSQSELMREIERHRDTTKMLIDAKDEAERANGAKSEFLAKMSHELRTPLNAVLGYSELLLEDAEIDGRGQQISDLQKISAAGKHLLAMVNDILDISKIEAGKMVLHVETIDVDELISDVESTARPLASKNANSFVVVEGPKVGLMQADATKLRQALFNLISNAAKFTQNGQITLSARRLAEADGGWIEIAVADTGIGISREQQSKLFSSFTQADARIAATYGGTGLGLALSQNLCRLMGGSITVESELGYGSRFTIRLPTAMARPAEAPQPKAGEPVEAARSAANASPVVPLDPELAAANLSEPRQRLLFVDDDRGFLELAERLFHREGYEPIVTDAPQSALQIARTVRPAAIFLDIMMPGFDGWDVLAALRADPALSHIPVFMISILADRARAMQAGADGVVAKPLDASKVKAAIAAIKSSRVGHGRANRRAMG